The proteins below come from a single Aptenodytes patagonicus chromosome 2, bAptPat1.pri.cur, whole genome shotgun sequence genomic window:
- the DYNC1LI1 gene encoding cytoplasmic dynein 1 light intermediate chain 1 isoform X1 produces MAAAVGRAGSFGSSSSGLGSAAGFSSPSSAATATTNNNVELRAGGDEDDGQNLWSCILSEVSTRSRSKLPSGKNVLLLGEDGAGKTSLIGKIQGIEEYKKGRGMEYLYLNVHDEDRDDQTRCNVWILDGDLYHKGLLKFAMEASSLKDTLIMLVVDMSRPWTALDSLQKWASVVREHIDKLKIPPEEMKEMEQKLVRDFQEYIEPGEDFPASPQRRNTSLQEDKDDSVILPLGADTLTCNLGIPVVVVCTKCDAISVLEKEHDYRDEHFDFIQSHIRRFCLQYGAALIYTSVKENKNIDLVYKYIVQKLYGFPFNVPAVVVEKDAVFIPAGWDNDKKIGILHENFQTLKAEDSFEDIITKPPVRKFVHEKEIVAEDDQVFLMKQQSQLAKQPPTAAGRPVDASPRVPGGSPRTPNRSVTSNVASVTPIPTGSKKIDPNMKAGATSEGVLANFFNSLLSKKTGSPGGPGGVGGSPGGGGTGGAGSNLPPSAKKSGQKPVLTDVQAELDRISRKPEMVSPTTPTSPTEGEAS; encoded by the exons ATGGCGGCAGCGGTGGGCAGAGCCGGTTCCTTCGGCTCCTCTTCGTCCGGGCTCGGTTCGGCTGCCGGTTTTTCTTCTCCTTCGTCGGCCGCTACGGCCACGACCAACAACAACGTGGAGCTGCGGGCAGGCGGCGATGAGGACGATGGGCAGAACCTCTG GTCCTGCATCCTCAGTGAGGTGTCCACACGCTCTCGCTCTAAGCTGCCTTCGGGGAAGAACGTCCTCCTGCTGG GTGAAGATGGAGCAGGTAAAACTAGCTTAATAGGAAAAATTCAAGGAATAGAGGaatacaaaaaaggaagaggaatggagtatttgtatttaaatgtgcATGATGAAGATCGAGATG aTCAAACAAGATGTAATGTATGGATTTTGGATGGTGACCTGTATCACAAAGGTCTTCTTAAATTTGCGATGGAGGCAAGCTCTCTAAAGGACACTCTAATTATGTTGGTAGTAGACATGTCTAGGCCTTGGACTGCACTGGATTCTTTACAAAAATGGGCAAGTGTTGTAAGAGAACATATTGACAAGTTAAAAATTCCTCccgaagaaatgaaagaaatggaacaaaagt tggTAAGAGACTTCCAGGAATATATAGAACCAGGCGAGGATTTTCCAGCTTCTCCACAGAGAAGAAATACTTCATTACAGGAAGACAAAGATGACAGTGTGATTTTACCCCTGGGTGCAGATACACTAACATGTAACTTAGGCATTCCAGTAGTAGTAGTTTGTACAAAG TGTGATGCCATCAGCGTTCTGGAAAAAGAGCATGACTACAGAGATGAACACTTCGACTTCATTCAGTCACATATCAGACGGTTTTGCTTACAAT ATGGGGCAGCACTTATTTACACTTCAGTAAAGGAGAACAAAAACATTGATTTAGTGTATAAATATATAGTCCAGAAGTTGTATGGATTTCCTTTCAACGTTCCAGCTGTTGTTGTGGAAAAAGATGCAGTATTTAT TCCTGCAGGTTGGGATAATGACAAGAAGATAGGAATATTGCACGAGAACTTTCAGACACTAAAAGCAGAAGACAGTTTTGAAGATATCATAACAAAACCACCGGTCAGAAAG TTTGTTCATGAAAAGGAAATTGTAGCAGAAGATGACCAAGTATTTCTTATGAAGCAGCAG TCACAGTTGGCGAAACAACCACCTACTGCTGCAGGAAGGCCAGTG gatGCCTCTCCAAGAGTTCCTGGAGGATCTCCTAGGACACCAAATAGATCCGTAACATCAAACGTTGCCAGTGTTACACCTATCCCTACTGGGTCAAAAAAAATTGATCCCAATATGAAAG CTGGAGCTACTAGCGAAGGAGTCCTGGCCAACTTCTTCAATAGTCTCCTGAGCAAGAAAACTGGTTCCCCTGGTGGCCCTGGTGGTGTTGGTGGCAGtccaggaggaggtggcactggagGTGCTGGCAGCAACTTACCACCATCAGCAAAAAAGTCAG
- the DYNC1LI1 gene encoding cytoplasmic dynein 1 light intermediate chain 1 isoform X2: protein MRTMGRTSGEDGAGKTSLIGKIQGIEEYKKGRGMEYLYLNVHDEDRDDQTRCNVWILDGDLYHKGLLKFAMEASSLKDTLIMLVVDMSRPWTALDSLQKWASVVREHIDKLKIPPEEMKEMEQKLVRDFQEYIEPGEDFPASPQRRNTSLQEDKDDSVILPLGADTLTCNLGIPVVVVCTKCDAISVLEKEHDYRDEHFDFIQSHIRRFCLQYGAALIYTSVKENKNIDLVYKYIVQKLYGFPFNVPAVVVEKDAVFIPAGWDNDKKIGILHENFQTLKAEDSFEDIITKPPVRKFVHEKEIVAEDDQVFLMKQQSQLAKQPPTAAGRPVDASPRVPGGSPRTPNRSVTSNVASVTPIPTGSKKIDPNMKAGATSEGVLANFFNSLLSKKTGSPGGPGGVGGSPGGGGTGGAGSNLPPSAKKSGQKPVLTDVQAELDRISRKPEMVSPTTPTSPTEGEAS, encoded by the exons ATGAGGACGATGGGCAGAACCTCTG GTGAAGATGGAGCAGGTAAAACTAGCTTAATAGGAAAAATTCAAGGAATAGAGGaatacaaaaaaggaagaggaatggagtatttgtatttaaatgtgcATGATGAAGATCGAGATG aTCAAACAAGATGTAATGTATGGATTTTGGATGGTGACCTGTATCACAAAGGTCTTCTTAAATTTGCGATGGAGGCAAGCTCTCTAAAGGACACTCTAATTATGTTGGTAGTAGACATGTCTAGGCCTTGGACTGCACTGGATTCTTTACAAAAATGGGCAAGTGTTGTAAGAGAACATATTGACAAGTTAAAAATTCCTCccgaagaaatgaaagaaatggaacaaaagt tggTAAGAGACTTCCAGGAATATATAGAACCAGGCGAGGATTTTCCAGCTTCTCCACAGAGAAGAAATACTTCATTACAGGAAGACAAAGATGACAGTGTGATTTTACCCCTGGGTGCAGATACACTAACATGTAACTTAGGCATTCCAGTAGTAGTAGTTTGTACAAAG TGTGATGCCATCAGCGTTCTGGAAAAAGAGCATGACTACAGAGATGAACACTTCGACTTCATTCAGTCACATATCAGACGGTTTTGCTTACAAT ATGGGGCAGCACTTATTTACACTTCAGTAAAGGAGAACAAAAACATTGATTTAGTGTATAAATATATAGTCCAGAAGTTGTATGGATTTCCTTTCAACGTTCCAGCTGTTGTTGTGGAAAAAGATGCAGTATTTAT TCCTGCAGGTTGGGATAATGACAAGAAGATAGGAATATTGCACGAGAACTTTCAGACACTAAAAGCAGAAGACAGTTTTGAAGATATCATAACAAAACCACCGGTCAGAAAG TTTGTTCATGAAAAGGAAATTGTAGCAGAAGATGACCAAGTATTTCTTATGAAGCAGCAG TCACAGTTGGCGAAACAACCACCTACTGCTGCAGGAAGGCCAGTG gatGCCTCTCCAAGAGTTCCTGGAGGATCTCCTAGGACACCAAATAGATCCGTAACATCAAACGTTGCCAGTGTTACACCTATCCCTACTGGGTCAAAAAAAATTGATCCCAATATGAAAG CTGGAGCTACTAGCGAAGGAGTCCTGGCCAACTTCTTCAATAGTCTCCTGAGCAAGAAAACTGGTTCCCCTGGTGGCCCTGGTGGTGTTGGTGGCAGtccaggaggaggtggcactggagGTGCTGGCAGCAACTTACCACCATCAGCAAAAAAGTCAG